Proteins encoded within one genomic window of Methanoregula sp. UBA64:
- the ftsA gene encoding coenzyme F390 synthetase, with amino-acid sequence MAEGSYFSPGIETMDRGSLDALIDERVRYTVSYAAEHSPFYRHWFKENSINPKEIRVHEDLLSLPIVSGHTIREHQPPATEGFPFLSADWQDIFSIQETSGTSGNPKSFFLTWEDWKRYAEKYARSFVSQGFSDKDKVVVCASYGMNVGANTMTIAAQRIGMGIIPLGKCTFEARVLKNYLPTSIVGSVYKLLRLARRLSAEGIRPEETSIEKLVAGGESFSPESRSYLAQLWGCPVYNTYGSTEGTMCGECREIDGLHVPEDLVHLDVYDPQMQSFVKDGECGRAVLTTLLPVGGKSGMLLLNYDTEDTTVVLSRDRCACGRTHMRIVNPEREAETVWVSGSPFNRVDIESAVFQSESMEYISGEYESFVTSPEGISPDPGVATLTVRFECFDPDRCDRQLVEDRFTGRFFRHKPGLKKLYEEGSFVLAFEYAAPRGLLIFGQKGRPRRLVDRRKR; translated from the coding sequence ATGGCCGAAGGGAGTTATTTTTCCCCGGGGATCGAGACCATGGACCGGGGGAGCCTCGATGCCCTGATCGATGAACGCGTGCGGTACACGGTCTCGTATGCGGCAGAGCATTCCCCGTTTTACCGGCACTGGTTTAAGGAAAATTCCATTAACCCAAAAGAGATCCGGGTCCACGAGGATCTCCTTAGTCTTCCGATCGTTTCCGGGCATACGATCCGGGAGCACCAGCCCCCGGCAACGGAAGGCTTTCCCTTCCTGTCCGCAGACTGGCAGGATATCTTCTCCATCCAGGAGACGAGCGGGACAAGCGGCAACCCGAAGAGTTTCTTCCTGACCTGGGAGGACTGGAAACGCTATGCGGAAAAATATGCCCGGAGTTTTGTCTCGCAGGGATTCTCGGACAAAGACAAGGTGGTGGTCTGCGCTTCGTACGGGATGAATGTCGGGGCGAACACGATGACGATTGCCGCACAGAGGATCGGGATGGGGATCATCCCGCTCGGGAAATGTACGTTTGAAGCCCGGGTTCTCAAAAATTACCTGCCCACTTCGATTGTCGGGAGCGTCTATAAACTCCTCCGGCTTGCCCGAAGACTCTCTGCGGAAGGGATCCGGCCGGAGGAAACATCCATTGAAAAGCTCGTGGCCGGAGGCGAGAGTTTTTCTCCCGAGTCGCGATCGTACCTGGCACAACTCTGGGGATGCCCGGTGTACAATACGTACGGAAGTACCGAGGGGACGATGTGCGGGGAGTGCCGGGAGATCGACGGCCTTCATGTCCCGGAGGATCTCGTCCACCTTGATGTGTACGATCCGCAGATGCAGTCGTTTGTCAAAGACGGCGAATGCGGCCGGGCGGTCCTCACGACCCTGCTCCCGGTGGGCGGGAAGTCCGGGATGCTTCTCCTTAATTACGATACGGAGGATACGACCGTTGTCCTCTCGCGCGACCGGTGTGCCTGCGGCCGGACGCACATGCGGATCGTCAATCCCGAGCGCGAGGCAGAGACCGTCTGGGTCTCGGGCAGCCCGTTCAACCGGGTGGATATTGAATCCGCGGTCTTCCAGAGCGAAAGCATGGAGTATATATCCGGGGAGTACGAATCGTTTGTTACTTCCCCGGAGGGGATCTCCCCGGATCCGGGTGTGGCGACACTCACGGTCAGGTTCGAGTGTTTCGATCCGGATCGCTGCGACCGCCAGCTGGTGGAAGACCGGTTTACCGGGCGGTTCTTCCGGCACAAGCCCGGATTAAAAAAGCTGTATGAGGAGGGTTCTTTTGTGCTGGCATTTGAGTATGCAGCCCCGCGGGGTCTTTTGATCTTCGGGCAGAAAGGGCGCCCGAGAAGGCTGGTTGACCGGCGCAAACGGTGA
- a CDS encoding putative phosphothreonine lyase domain-containg protein — translation MEEVDSEALADVAYGIFEHLLTRTLQEKGKYLYALVEGGLDFTADLNETFQKFGNEYPQLAEALNGRFESVEKIYALLCAGEGVVPSRTTQMYWIVQDAPGSAPEAIEDEHAGKWLIFQEPDAADDAWKKVRDATVSLSLGISAKVSTAKPNPDSRDNRRVIYVYTKDWADEADVMRVREHLKSLGFVDRIGYKRNLETFAGEYAQKGKRVTYYSA, via the coding sequence ATGGAAGAAGTCGATTCCGAAGCTCTGGCCGATGTGGCCTATGGCATCTTCGAGCATCTCCTCACCCGGACCCTCCAGGAAAAGGGAAAATATCTCTATGCTCTTGTTGAAGGAGGACTTGACTTCACTGCGGACTTAAACGAAACGTTCCAGAAGTTCGGCAACGAGTATCCCCAGCTGGCAGAAGCACTCAACGGCCGTTTTGAATCCGTGGAAAAGATCTATGCCCTGCTCTGTGCCGGGGAGGGTGTCGTCCCGTCCCGGACCACGCAGATGTACTGGATTGTCCAGGACGCGCCGGGCAGCGCACCCGAAGCAATCGAAGACGAGCACGCGGGAAAGTGGCTGATCTTCCAGGAGCCGGACGCTGCGGACGATGCATGGAAAAAGGTCCGGGATGCGACCGTTTCCCTCAGCCTTGGGATCTCTGCGAAGGTTAGTACCGCAAAACCCAACCCCGACTCGCGGGACAACCGCAGGGTCATTTACGTGTACACCAAAGACTGGGCTGACGAAGCCGATGTGATGCGGGTGCGGGAGCACTTAAAGTCCCTCGGGTTTGTCGACCGGATCGGCTACAAGCGCAACCTCGAAACCTTTGCCGGGGAATATGCGCAGAAAGGGAAACGCGTTACGTATTACTCGGCATAA
- the rdgB gene encoding RdgB/HAM1 family non-canonical purine NTP pyrophosphatase: MTTLAFTIVTSNAHKAKEVAAFFAGTATVRHVALEIPELRSDDVAVIAREKARYAFGVLNEPLIVDDTAFSIDALHGFPGPYAAYVLNAIGNQGILRLMDGIADRSAGFTTAIAYADSTGIYDFSGTIRGTITTAPRGTAGFGYDPIFEVAGRTLAEIPLEEKSAISHRARALAAFRDWYADRHLQ; this comes from the coding sequence GTGACCACCCTCGCATTTACCATAGTCACCAGCAACGCCCACAAGGCAAAAGAGGTTGCCGCCTTTTTTGCCGGTACGGCAACCGTCCGGCACGTGGCGCTCGAAATCCCCGAACTCCGGTCCGATGACGTTGCCGTGATCGCGCGTGAAAAGGCCCGCTATGCTTTCGGCGTCTTAAACGAGCCGCTCATTGTTGACGACACGGCGTTTTCCATCGATGCACTCCACGGGTTCCCCGGGCCGTACGCAGCGTACGTGCTCAATGCGATAGGAAACCAGGGAATCCTCCGGCTCATGGACGGCATCGCGGACCGCAGCGCCGGGTTCACGACCGCGATTGCGTATGCCGACAGCACCGGAATATACGATTTTTCCGGCACCATCCGCGGCACGATCACGACCGCACCCCGGGGCACGGCCGGGTTCGGGTATGACCCGATCTTTGAGGTTGCCGGGCGGACGCTTGCCGAGATCCCGCTCGAAGAAAAAAGCGCCATCTCGCACCGCGCCCGGGCCCTTGCCGCATTCAGGGACTGGTATGCAGATCGTCACCTGCAGTAA
- a CDS encoding 50S ribosomal protein L40e yields MAKFPEAESRLLNVKICMHCNARNAIRATSCRKCGYKNLRPKNKERKA; encoded by the coding sequence ATGGCAAAGTTCCCCGAAGCCGAATCCCGGCTCCTCAACGTGAAAATATGCATGCACTGCAATGCACGCAATGCAATCCGTGCGACCAGCTGCCGCAAGTGCGGGTACAAGAACCTGCGGCCGAAGAACAAGGAACGAAAAGCGTAA
- the htpX gene encoding zinc metalloprotease HtpX yields MEWKRDWGLTARVLLTGFLLFVLYLVFMTVLVLLFPSISIFLIVGLAVVMGLVQFFFSDKLVLWSTGARIIADDEYPELRRSVENLCREADLPMPKIAIMQSPVPNAFATGRSPKHAVVACTDSILRILSKDELDAVLAHELSHVKNRDILTMTLASFVAMIASMIMQSFFFSALFGGNDRENGGAWIVVWILSIIVYALSTLLMLALSRYREFAADRGSALITRNPRALISALNKISGRMEAVPPEAKAKVEGANAFFIIPALSGNTIMELFSTHPPTEKRIAALEKIEAELRGY; encoded by the coding sequence ATGGAATGGAAACGAGACTGGGGCCTGACGGCCCGGGTATTGCTGACGGGCTTCCTGCTCTTCGTGCTTTACCTCGTGTTCATGACGGTACTGGTACTGCTCTTCCCCTCCATCAGCATCTTTCTGATTGTGGGGCTCGCTGTGGTCATGGGCCTTGTCCAGTTTTTTTTCTCGGACAAACTGGTGCTCTGGAGCACGGGCGCACGGATCATTGCCGATGACGAATATCCCGAGCTTCGCCGCTCCGTAGAGAATCTCTGCCGCGAAGCGGATCTGCCGATGCCAAAGATTGCGATCATGCAGAGCCCGGTCCCGAATGCATTTGCAACGGGCCGGAGCCCGAAACACGCGGTGGTCGCCTGCACGGACTCCATCCTGCGCATTCTTTCAAAAGACGAGCTCGATGCGGTCCTCGCCCACGAACTCTCGCATGTCAAGAACCGGGATATCCTGACCATGACGCTTGCGAGTTTTGTCGCTATGATCGCGTCGATGATCATGCAGAGTTTCTTCTTCTCTGCACTCTTTGGCGGGAACGACCGCGAGAACGGGGGCGCATGGATTGTTGTCTGGATCCTTTCGATCATCGTGTACGCGCTCAGCACGCTCCTGATGCTCGCCCTCTCCCGGTACCGGGAGTTTGCCGCAGACCGGGGCAGCGCTCTTATCACGAGAAACCCGCGGGCGCTCATCTCGGCCTTAAACAAGATCAGCGGCCGTATGGAAGCGGTCCCGCCCGAGGCAAAGGCCAAAGTCGAGGGCGCAAATGCGTTCTTTATCATCCCGGCCCTTTCCGGAAATACGATCATGGAGCTCTTCTCCACCCACCCGCCCACGGAAAAGCGGATCGCGGCGCTCGAAAAGATCGAGGCCGAGCTTCGCGGGTACTAA